The genomic region TCTTTTTTGACTTGATATTTATTGTCAAAATGTGACCATCCACCATATGCATCTCCTATCACTATTTTGTCCCAATCATTAATTTCATTCTTTTCCTGTCCAATTGCCATTTGGATTCCAAAAAGAAAGGTTAATATGATTGAAATTGGTTTGTTCATAATTATGCCCAACGGTTTTGTGTATGATTAGTGGCGTGTTTAAGCACCTAATTTAGCAAATACAAACCGAATAGAAAATCCGCGAGGATTTTCGTAAGTAGGAGATTACTAGCCATTAATTATACACGTTGTTGCCACACGTTTTTATTTATTTCGTAACAAATACATTTTTCGTATTCGGGATATTCTTTCAATTTCGGATGTTTAAATTCTCCGATTTTTTCCATTCCGATTTTTTTCATCACGTTTTCCGATTTAGAATTTTTCTCTGTACACGTGGAAATGATTTTATCTAAATTCAGTTCATTAAATGCAAATTCAAGACATTTTTTTGCGCCTTCGGTTGCATATCCTTTTCCCCAAGCACTTTTTTTTAATCGCCAACCAATGTCAACAGCAGGTGTAAAGTCAGTTTTATATTCTTGAAATGCCAAACCAATAAATCCGATTAATTCTCCACTTTCTAAAATTTCCGTTGCGAAGTAATTGAATCCATTTTTTGTATAGTGATTTTTAAGTCGGTCGATAAATTCCGCTGTTTCCTTTTCTGTTAATGGTTTTGGGAAATGTTCCATCACTTCCAAATCCGCATTTATTATCGCAAATTCGGTCAAATCAGTTTCGTCCCAATTGCGAAATCCAAGTCTTTCAGATTTAAAAATGTATTCTTTTTTCAATTTCAGCGTAATTTTCTCAAATGTGTGGCAACGTTAGTAAATACAAACCTAAGCAAAATCTTACAACATTACGTTACTGTATGTGACTTAAAGCAAACCTTTTAGCAGTATCGATCATAACTCAAAAAAGGTAGTATATGCAAACCTTTTCGTTTTAAACGTTTCATGTCGGCTTTATCAGCATCTTTAAGTTAGACCATTCGTTTTGGTATAAAGTCATAAGTTTATTAGTGCAATAGGATGATGCTTGTTACACTTTCGCGCAAGCGGTATTAAAAAAAGGATAGTATAATGAGATGCTGCTGTGTGTGCATAGATTGAGTTTCTATAGCTCAATTTCATCGCATAAAAAAAGCCCAACCTTGCGGTTGGACTTCTTTATGATGTAACTGCTATGGCAGTATTCCCGATTTTAAACCAGTTCTTCTAGTGCTAGCTCTACAGGTACTTGATGTTTTAAAATATCCTCCATGGTCTCGCGTTCTCTTATTAAATGCGCCTCGCCGTTGTACCACAGCACCTCTGCCGGACGGTATCTAGAGTTATAGTTACTAGTCATAGAGTAGCAGTAGGCACCAGCGTTTGCAAATGCGAGAATGTCACCTTCTGTGATCTCGCTGATCTGGCGGTTTTGTGCAAAGGTGTCGGTCTCACAGATGTAACCTACCACGCTGTAAAAACGATTGCGGCCATTCTCGTTAGAGATATTTTTAATACCGTGGTACGATCCATATAACATAGGACGTATCAGGTGATTAAATCCACTATCGATACCTGCAAAAACGGTAGACGTGGTTTGTTTTACGACATTCACTTTGGCAAGAAAATATCCTGCCTCGCTTACTAGAAACTTTCCAGGTTCAAAGGCTAGTGTGATATCGCGTCCATAATCTTTACAAAATTTATTGAAACGCTCGCTTAATTGCTCACCTAGATCTTCAATATCTGTTGCGACGTCGCCTTCTTTATAAGGTACTTTAAATCCACTACCAAAATCGATAAACTCCAGGTCCTTAAACTTTGCTGCGGTCTCAAACAATATTTCTGTCGCATATAAAAACACGCCTATGTCTAGAATGTCACTACCAGTATGCATGTGCACACCGTTAACGGTCATTTTAGTATTTTCTACAATGCGCAGTAAATGCGGTATCTGGTGAATAGAGATCCCAAATTTTGAATCTATGTGTCCTACAGATATGTTTGCATTACCACCAGCCATAACGTGTGGATTGATACGTACACATACCGGTATGGTAGGATGCTTAGAGCCAAATTGTTCAAGGATCGATAAATTATCAATATTGATTTGCACGCCCATGGCAGCGACTTGTTCAATCTCTTCTAGCGACACACCATTAGGCGTGTAAATGATCTTGTGTGGCTCTACACCAGCAGCTAGACCCAACTGTACTTCTTGTAGACTCACGGTATCGAGTCCAGCGCCTAACTGTTTAAACAGCTTCAAGATAGATAAGTTTGATAATGCTTTAACGGCATAATGTATTCTCAGTGATTTCGCTTGCGCGAAAGCCGAGGTCAAACGTTCATACTGCGACACGATACGATGCGCGTCGTACACATAGACAGGACTACCGTGTTCCTGTGCAATGTTCAATAAATCTTGTGATTGCATGCTTAAAAAATTAAGCCTACAAAATTACTAGGTTAGGACTAATAATTATTAATAAAATGATAAATCTTTCTTATGAGCTGGTATAATGATGGCGCCATCGGTTTATGGATAGCTTCCAATTATAGAAATAGGGATATAAATTACCTTTATGTATCATAGATAAGGCATGCCTGTGGTGCAGCGTTAATTATCTGGCTATGGCTTTTAAACACAACGGTTGTTATAGAATGATGTTCATAAAATCAATTCTGATTCTGTATAAGTGGGAACTATAATTTCATCACTTAAAGTCTAATTTTTTGGCTTACTCATAACCTGTTCTTAAAAAATATATTTTTATTTCAAATTCAAGGTTCACTTTCTTATTTTTGCTGTACTTAAAATTGAACCTTAAAGAACATTTATGAATCTTCACGAATATCAAGGAAAAGAAATATTAGCTAGTTATGGTGTAACTATACAGCGAGGTAAAGTAGCAACTACTGCTGCAGAAGCTGTAGCGGCTGCAAAAGAATTAACTGAAGAAACTGGTACTGGATGGCACGTTATAAAAGCCCAAGTACACGCCGGTGGACGTGGTAAAGGTGGTGGAGTAAAACTTGCCAAAAATCTTGAACAAGTTGAAGAAATAGCTGGACAGATCATAGGTATGGACCTAGTAACACCACAGACTAGTGCTGAGGGAAAACGTGTTCACCAAGTTCTAGTGGCTGAAGATGTATATGAGCCAGGTGAAGTAGAGGTAGAAGAATTCTACATGTCTGTACTTCTAGACCGTGCACAAGGAAAAAACATGATCATGTATTCTACAGAAGGTGGAATGGATATCGAGACTGTTGCCGAGGAGACGCCGCATTTAATCTTTACAGAGACGATAGACGCATCACATGGTTTACAAGGTTTTCAAGCAAGACGTATTGCGTTTAACTTAGGTTTAAGCGGTAAGGCATTTAAAGAAATGACAAAGTTTGTTGCTGCTTTATACAATGCATATGTAGGATCAGATTCTGCTTTATTTGAAATCAATCCAGTATTAAAAGCGAGTGATAACCGTATTATCGCAGTAGATTGTAAAATCACACTAGATGAAAACGCATTATTCCGTCACAAAGATCTTGCAGCAATGAGAGATACACGTGAGGAAAACCCAACTGAGGTTGAAGCAAAAGCGGTAGGATTAAACTATGTAGATCTAGATGGTAATGTAGGTTGTATGGTAAACGGTGCAGGACTTGCTATGGCAACAATGGACCTTATCAAACAAGCTGGTGGAGAACCTGCAAACTTCCTAGATGTAGGTGGTACTGCAGATGCAAAGCGTGTTGAAGAAGCTTTCCGTATTATTCTTAAAGATGATAAGGTAGAGGCTATTCTTGTAAATATCTTTGGTGGTATTGTAAGATGTGACCGTGTGGCACAAGGTATTGTAGATGCATACAAAAACATGGGTGACGCTATCAATGTGCCTATCATTGTAAGACTACAAGGTACTAATGCAGAAATCGCAAAAGAATTGATCGACAACTCTGGTCTTGATGTACAAAGTGCTGTTGAATTCCAGGAAGCTGCAGATAAAGTACAAGCGGTAATCGCTTAATACTGATCTAGAGAATAAATTCTCGATTAAATATATAAAACCACGTTGAAGTTTATCAACGTGGTTTTTTTATGTGATAAAGGTTTGTAAATCAAATCTGTTCTTTAAATTTGAGTATAAACCAGCACATTATGAAACACTTATACTCTTTTTTAATTTTAGCCTTTTATACAATAACAGCCCAAGCTCAATATATCGAGTTTGATTTTGATAACGCGACCATTAATGGGAATACGGTAACACAAGACGTAACTGTTAATGGTATAGGGTACCGTTTAACAGCGGTACATGGTTCTAATAGTACGGCAGCATTATTTGATGATGGAACAGGAGACCTATCTTTAAGAGGTACTGGTGGCTCTAGACCAGAACAAAATTGGACGATATCGTTAATTAAAGCAGGATCTGCAGAGAATTTTGATTTTGTAAGTGTCGACTATTTTAATAATAGTGGTTCAACACATACCTTTATAGTAGGTGATAGTAATAATAATGCCATATCTGCACAGACTAACATACCGCCCAGCGATGCAGGAACGATACTAGTAGCAACACCTGCAAATGCGACTAACTTACCATCGTGTTTGATATTTGGTTTGACGTTTTTTGCAACTACAGATACTTATTTTGATAACTTACGCATCAAACCGGTATCGTTATTATCTAATGAAGATCAAACACTAGAAAGTGTACAGTACTTTCAAAATAGTAATCACAACTTAGTTTTATCGCATTATAAGTTAGAAGGCGCGACTATAGAAGTTTTAAATTTAAATGGACAGCTATTATCTACAACAACAGCAAATGCGATTGATTATGAAGTTGATGTGACCAACTTATCGAGTGGATTGTATATCGCAAGGGTTACTTTAGATAATCAGGTAGAAACGATTAAGTTTATAAGATAGCCCTTAATCATAATTATAATAAAAAAGCCTCTTTTCATAAGAGGCTTTTTTATTAGTTAAAAGGTCTAATCTTCTTTAGTTTCATCAGACTCTTCATCTTTAGGTTGTTCTAGATCCATGTCTGGTAATACATCTGGATCATTCATATCCTTATCATCATAATCATCTTCATCAAATGCTTCCATTTGCATGGATAATCGCTTAGATATCTTAACCAGGTACTTTGTATCCTCAGTTTTAACCTCTACAGCTTCAATTAATTCGTTTTTATGGTTTTTAAATGATATGATATCATCATCGCCATAACCGTCTGGATATCGTTCTACAAGAAGCGATAATACATCTGGTGTTAGTTTCTTATAGTCTACAATTACATTTTTCATAATAACATTTAGAGAGAAACTAAAGTATATAAAAATCTTAAATCACCCAATCTCTTTAGGTAAACTATTAATTATTTTTTTAATTCATTAAATGCTTGTAAAATATCCTCAGTTGCAACAACTTGATTAGTGACAAAGGACCCTATACTTTCTAGCAGTACAAATTTAATCTCGCCATTAGTATTCTTTTTATCATATTTCATAAGTTCAATCATCTCCTGTACTTCTTGATCAGTAAATGAGAATGAAAAATTTAAAGAAGTATACCAGTCTTTAATTTCTTGATAAGCATCCATCGATAAGCTAGCATATTGAACACTTAAAAAAGATTCAACCACTATCCCAGCAGCAATAGCCTCACCGTGTAGAACAGCTTCTCGTTCCTCATGTTCCATTAAAAACGATTCTATTGCGTGTCCTGCGGTATGACCATAGTTAAGGGCTTTACGTGGTCCTTTTTCAAATGGATCCATGGCAACAATATCACTTTTAATGATAGCGCTTTGATAGATTAGGGAATTAAAGGTCTCATTTAAATAATCAGTTACATTGAGCATGTCTTTCCAGTACACGCGATCACTGATTAAACCGTGTTTAAACATTTCAATACTACCATTAACTAAATGTTGCTGTGGTAATGTATTTAAAAATGCAGGATCAATAATGGTCATGATAGGTGGATTGATCACACCTATTTGATTTTTAAGATGGCCTAAGTCTACACCATTTTTACCACCTATGGAAGCATCTACCATACCCAATAAACTAGTAGGGATGTGTATAAATGGGATACCTCTTTTAATAGTGGACGCTATAAAACCTCCTAGGTCAGTAATCACGCCGCCACCTAGATTAATCATTAAGCTGTTGCGGTCGCAACCTAGCTCAACTAGTGCACTCCATACACCAGCACAGGTGTCAATATTTTTGAATTCCTCGCCATGATCGATTTCTATCACCTCAATAATTGCCGTCGTTTCAATCTTAGGCATTAAGTAAGGATAGCAGTTTTCCATCGTCTTATCGTCAACAAGAATAAAAATAGTAGATGGTTGGTTTTCTCTGATCCATTGATTGATTGCCTCAAATCCTTGGTTTTCAAAGTAAATGGTGAAGTCTTTTATAGTAATAGGGTTCATGTTTTGTATGCTTTCGCGAAAGCGTTAAAAGTACAATCTATGTAGCTATTATTTAACTCCTTTGCTACTATATTTGTCACATGAATATGGAAAATCCTTTTAACAACACAGAGATTGCTTTTTCATTAAAAAGTAATCGCGAGCTGCGCAAAGCTCATTTTCTATTTAAGATGATGGGTTATCCATCGTTAGTCAACTTTGGTTCTGCTGTGATGATGAAATCGCTACAGTGGAAGCTGCCCGTAAAAGGCCTTATTAAACATACGGTATTTGAACATTTTTGTGGTGGTACTACTGAAGAAGAATGTGAACCAGTGGTAGAAAAAATGTTTGTTAAAGGTGTGAGTAGTATCTTAGATTATAGTGTTGAAGGAAAGGAAGATGAGGCCGATTTTAATGCTGTCGTTGATAAGAAATTGAAACTTATTAAACATGCTGCAAAATCTGATGCCTTACCATTTGAAGTAGTGAAACCTACTGGTATAGGTAGATTTTACATCTGGCAAAAGGTCACTGAGAAAAAAGAACTCACTACTGCAGAGCAGGCAGAGTGGCAACGTATTAAAGATCGAGTATTATTACTATCGCAAACGGCATATGATAATGATATCGCTTTACTTTTTGATGGTGAAGAAAGCTGGATGCAAGATGCTGCAGATGAGTTGATACGTGACATGATGTTACAGTTCAACAAAGAAAAAGCTATTATTTACAACACGCTACAATGCTATAGACATGATCGCTTAGATTATATAAAGTCACTGTATGAAGATGCCAAAGAAAACAACTTTATAGTAGGTGTTAAAATAGTGCGAGGTGCTTATATGGAAAAAGAGCGAGCACGTGCTCAAGAAATGGGATATGAATCACCCATCTGTGCTAATAAAATGGCGACAGATGAGATGTTTAACAGTGCTATGTTTTTTATCCTTGATCATCTAGACGTTATTAAGTTGTGTATAGGAACGCACAATGAATCTAGTACCATGCAGGCTTTAGAGATTCTTGCAAAGAAAGGTGTTGCGCCACAGGATCATGACGTATGGTTTGGACAACTGTATGGTATGAGTGATAATCTGACTTTTAACCTTGCGCAAATGAATTATAATACGTTCAAAATATTACCTTTCGGTCCTATACAAGATGTGATGCCATATTTAATACGTAGAGCGCAAGAGAACACATCAGTCGCTGGACAAACCGGTAGAGAGTTGATATTAATTAAGCAAGAAATGAAAAGACGTGGTCTTTAATCATTATCGTTGTAGATAATTTTTTCAACGGTGGCATATCGCTCACAATTCTTTACCCAAAGTGTGGTGTTAGAAAGTTCTTCTCGACCTGAAATATGGTAAAATTTACACGGACTAGCATCTGTATCTGATTTTGAAAAATTGACATCACCATACTTAAGTATCAGTTGTATACTTAAAGTATCGATATCCTTTTGTACAAGGTTTTCTCTTAGTTCTGGTGATAGCCTTATAGATTTTTTCCCTATATCTGCAAGGACTCTAGATTCTGGAAACCAGGTACATTGTGTTCTTTTTCCGGTAAGGAAAAAAACTAAGAATATTAAACCTATGGAAACGCCACCTAGGTAAAAACTTAAACGTTGTATAAACTTCATTGCAACTCTTTAAAAGATGAGCAAATTTACGTCGCTATACGGTAAGTTATACCATGATCCTACAGATTTGTTTGTGTTGATGCCGTGGTACATATAGATACCACATTTAAGGCCTTTATCCATTCTTATAGCATGTTCAATCCCACCATCTTCGGCGATATTAAGCAAGTAAGGTGTGAAAATATTACTTAATGAAATAGATGCGGTTTTTGAGTATCGTGAAGGTATATTAGGTACACAATAGTGTGTGACACCATATTTTTCAAATGTAGGTTTATCGTGTGTAGTGACTTCACTAGTTTCAAAACAACCACCCATGTCTATACTTATATCCATGATCACAGATCCTTGCTTCATGTTTTCTACCATAGTCTTAGTCACGACTACAGGAGCTCTATTGCTACCAGATAAAGCACCTACCACGACATCACATCTTCTCAAAGCCTTTAGTAGATATTTAGGTTGTAGGGTAGAGGTGTATAGCTGTTGACTTACTTTATCTTGAAGGTTACGCAACTTAGTAATAGAGTTATCAAATACTTTAACATTTGCACCTAGTCCCAATGCGGTGCGTGCCGCAAACTCTCCTACAACACCAGCACCCATAATGACCACGTCTACAGGTGGAACACCAGTAATATTACCAAAAAGCTGTCCTGTACGGTTTGCACCACTACTTAATAATTCACTAGCGATAAGTATGGAAGCTATTCCAGATATTTCACTTAAAGCACTTACCGCAGGATAATTACCACTGTCATCTTGAATAAATTCAAAAGCTAGTGCGGTAACTTTTTTAGCAGCTAATTTTTCAAAATAGGTTTTGTTCCTAGTTTTAATCTGTAGAGCAGATATTAAAACGCTTTGTGGTTTTATGAGTTCAATTTCTTCTAAGGAAGGTGGAGCGACTTTTAATATGGTAGGGCAAGAAAAGACTTTATTCCTATCAGAAGTAAGTTCTGCGCCAGCTTCATTATATTGTGAGTCTGTAAAATTAGATCCATTTCCTGCACCTTTTTCCATTAAAATGCGATGACCATGAGCCGTGAGCGCTGCTACTGCATCTGGTGTAAGAACAATACGTTTTTCTTGATGTTGTGTTTCTTTAGGGATTCCTATAAGTAGTTCTTGCTTAGATCGTTGTATCTCTAGGCGTTCCTCTTGTGGTAAGAGTTGATCTTTAGTAAATGGAGATAGGTGTTGACTCATAAGAACAATTATATTCCCTAAAATTAGTCAATTTAACTGAAGAATCGATCACTAGGTTTTTTAATGCCATCCTCAATTTCAGAGATGTCTATTCCGTGAATTTTATCAAATACTTTAATACGAGCGAGATAGCTAGCAGAAAGCGACCCGATAACTACTGGAATAATAAAGTATATTTCATTATGATCTATGTATTCAACATCAGGTAGAAAAACTGATACCAGTTGAAAAAAGTACATGGAGAACGGTATGATGATAACATGATACCACCAATGTTTACATGTTAAAAACCATAAAAAGAATAAAAGAGCTGGAAGTAGTTTTATCATTATTAACCAAGTAGTTACATAAGGATCTCCACCAAAACTTTCATTAACAGATTTCAAAGCTTCTAGTTCCCATAGGCTTTCAGGAACAGCCTCATAACTATAAAATAAATAAGGTATAACAGCTAGGATGACAGCAACTACGGTACCGTATATCAGTGAACTTGAACTATTATTTGGCATTTATTTATTTAATCTAGTATGTAACAAAAAAAATCTTCGTTTTCACGAAGATTTTTAAAGATAATAAAAACAATGGATTAACCTAATAGTCCGTTTGCTTTTGCAACTGCTAATTTCTTAGCTAGTGTTTTTTTCTCAATTTTCTTCGATGTTGGCGCTTGTGGCGCAAATTGTACTGCAGCTCCTGCTATCGATACACTGAATATCGCTAACAAAGCCATTGCTTTGAGGGACTTGTTGTTCATAATAAATTTGGTTTAAGTAAATAAGTGATACTAATGTATAGTGTTTATTACTGTAAACCAATAAAAAAATAAAGAAAAAGATTAACTAAATCGATAATCGGGCAAAACGTCGGTTATGTTAAAATAGAAATATATATTGTTAACCAGTGTTAAAAATTAATGGATTTGTCAATTATGATAGTACGACTTTTCTTTGATTAGGACTTAGAATTTCTATATTTATTATCGTAAAGCTCTCTAAATAAGGTTCTAAGAGATCTGGCCATTCTACAAAAAGGTATGCATCAGAATCGATATAATCTTCGACACCTATGTTCAATAACTCTTCAGTGTGCTCTAATCGGTATAAATCAAAGTGATAAACGGTAATTTTATCGGTTTTATACTCGTTCACTATAGAAAAAGTAGGAGAAGAGGTTACCTCATTTATTCCCAATTGTTTACACATTGCGTTTATAAGGGTTGTTTTGCCTGCTCCCATAGGTGCATTGAACAATATTGCCTTATTTGTGGTATGAGCTAGAATTTGTCTTGCTACCTGGTCTATATCGTCTATATGATACGTGATATTCATCTATCTAGGATTAAAAACAGCAAATGGTATTAACATCTCTTCTAAAGAAACGCCACCATGTTGATAGGTGTTTCTATAATAACTAACGTAGTGGTTGTAGTTGTTAGGATAAGCAAAAAACAAATCTCCTTTTGCAAATATGTAACTACTACTCATATTTATTTTAGGAAGTTTAATAGTACTAGGATCTTTTGCTGCTAGAACATCTTTATCTTCATAACTCAAGCTACGACCCGTTTTATATCTTAAATTAAGGCTAGTGTCTCTATCACCTATAACTTTACTAGGGTTAGTGACATTTATTGTTCCGTGATCTGTAGTAAGAATTAATTTAAAACCTAAATCTTGTGCTCTTTGAATAATCTCTAATAATGGAGAGTTCTTAAACCAGCTTAATGTTAAGGATCTATATGATTTATCATTACTCGCCAGGTCTTTGATTACTTTCATTTCAGTTTTAGCATGAGAAAGCATATCTACAAAATTATAGACCACTACCGTTAAATCATTATCTTTTTGAGATTTAAAATTCTCAGCTAATTTTCTACCTTGTTGCTCACTAGTTATTTTGTGATACTGGTGTGAAAGTCCTAAACCTAATCTTTTTAATTGTGCAGTTAAGAATTCATCTTCATACATGTTTTTTCCACCTTCTTCGGTATCATTTAACCATAGGTCTGGATGTCTTTTTGCCATATCCTCAGGCATCAGTCCAGAGAATAGTGCGTTTCTAGCATACTGTGTTGCTGTAGGTAGTATAGAACAGTATGTTTCTTCAGTCTCTTTTTTGTAATGACCATTTATAATGGTTTCAAATACCTTAAACTGGTCATATCTTAAATTATCTACTACTACTAGCAGGACAGGTTTATCTTTCTTTAAATGTGGAGCAATTCTTTTCTTAAATAAACTATGAGACATGACAGGCGCTTCATCATTATCTTCAAACCATTCTGGATAATGACGATCTATAAACTTGCAAAATTGATTATTAGCTTCATTTTTTTGCGTCGTAAGAATTTCTAACATCCCAGTATCATCTATGTCCTCTAGTTCTAATTCCCAATAAATTAACTTTTGATATAGCTGCACCCATTCTTCATAAGAATTAATCATAGAAAGATCCATAGAGATTTTTCTAAATTCTCTCTGGTAGTCAGAGGTTGTTTTATTAGATACCAATCTAGAGTGGTCTAAATTCTTCTTTAAAGAAAGTAATATTTGGTTAGGATTCACCGGTTTAATTAAATAATCAGCTATTTTAGAACCTATAGCTTCTTCCATGATATACTCTTCTTCACTCTTAGTGATCATAATCACAGGTAATTGTGCCTGTTTTTCTTTAATTTCATGAAGAGTTTCAAGACCGGTAAGGCCAGGCATGTTTTCATCTAATAATACAATATCATAGTTTACCTCTTCAATGGCTTCTAGTGCTTCTGTACCACTTACTCGAGTATCGATACTGTACCCTTTATTCTCTAAAAATATAATGTGTGGTTTTAATAAATCCACTTCATCATCTACCCAAAGGATTTTTATGTCTGTCATATCAGTATCTTTGTAATTAAATCGCTGTTCCTTTTGAATCAACAGAACAAACTTAAAATATTAAACGATCCCATTTATGGTTTTATTACCATTCCTAATGAGGACTTATTTACAATTATAGAACATCCTTTCTTTCAAAGGTTGCGTCGCATTACTCAAATGGGATTGAGTTATCTGGTCTATCCAGGTGCTCATCACACTCGATTCCATCACGCATTAGGTTGCTTGCATTTAATGCAAAAAGCAGTGCAAGTGCTTCGTTCTAAAGGTGTTAAAATATCTAATAAAGAAGAAGATGCACTCTATAAAGCCATTTTATTACATGACATAGGGCATGGTCCATTCTCACATGCTATGGAACATAGCTTTGT from Nonlabens arenilitoris harbors:
- a CDS encoding bifunctional response regulator/alkaline phosphatase family protein: MTDIKILWVDDEVDLLKPHIIFLENKGYSIDTRVSGTEALEAIEEVNYDIVLLDENMPGLTGLETLHEIKEKQAQLPVIMITKSEEEYIMEEAIGSKIADYLIKPVNPNQILLSLKKNLDHSRLVSNKTTSDYQREFRKISMDLSMINSYEEWVQLYQKLIYWELELEDIDDTGMLEILTTQKNEANNQFCKFIDRHYPEWFEDNDEAPVMSHSLFKKRIAPHLKKDKPVLLVVVDNLRYDQFKVFETIINGHYKKETEETYCSILPTATQYARNALFSGLMPEDMAKRHPDLWLNDTEEGGKNMYEDEFLTAQLKRLGLGLSHQYHKITSEQQGRKLAENFKSQKDNDLTVVVYNFVDMLSHAKTEMKVIKDLASNDKSYRSLTLSWFKNSPLLEIIQRAQDLGFKLILTTDHGTINVTNPSKVIGDRDTSLNLRYKTGRSLSYEDKDVLAAKDPSTIKLPKINMSSSYIFAKGDLFFAYPNNYNHYVSYYRNTYQHGGVSLEEMLIPFAVFNPR